One Spinacia oleracea cultivar Varoflay chromosome 4, BTI_SOV_V1, whole genome shotgun sequence DNA segment encodes these proteins:
- the LOC110791441 gene encoding zinc finger CCCH domain-containing protein ZFN-like: MAFRDVGDDDDDAAAVIPISGSSSLLDEDSMWPVNIRTTEAMDAGIYPPGPYPEREGEPDCSFYLRTGLCRFGSTCRFNHPSNRKLALATARMKGEFPERTGQPECQYFLKTGTCKFGATCKFNHPKDKAGIAGRVPVNVLGYPLRPNEPECAYYLRTGQCKFGSTCKFHHPQPSASFRGSSVYPPVQSPTTPGQQSYPGGLTNWPLTRASIIPSPRWQGPSSYTPLILPQGVVSVPGWNAYMGQMGSASADGQQQTAGNSPGYGTARQSESAISASPGAYSSYRSGSIPMGYYALQRDNVFPERPGQPECQYYMKTGDCKFGAVCRFHHPRERLVPAPDCLLSALGLPLRPGEPLCIFYSRYGICKFGPNCKFDHPMGIFAYNVSPTSTDASAMRRYLGSSSAAGSLTLTSDGLVETGPGKARRLSLSESRDIQSGDDNVETDR, from the exons ATTCAATGTGGCCAGTAAATATTAGGACAACTGAAGCAATGGATGCTGGAATTTATCCACCGGGTCCGTACCCTGAGCGTGAAGGGGAACCAGATTGTTCCTTTTATCTCAGAACAGGACTTTGTAGATTTGGTTCGACATGCCGCTTCAATCATCCTTCGAATAGGAAGCTA GCTCTTGCCACTGCAAGAATGAAAGGGGAGTTTCCAGAAAGGACCGGCCAACCTGAATGCCAG TACTTCTTGAAGACCGGAACCTGCAAGTTCGGAGCAACGTGTAAGTTCAATCATCCTAAAGACAAAGCTGGGATTGCTGGAAGAGTGCCAGTAAATGTTTTAGGCTATCCACTCCGCCCG aACGAGCCCGAGTGTGCATATTATTTAAGAACCGGACAATGTAAATTCGGGAGCACATGCAAGTTCCACCACCCTCAGCCATCCGCTTCTTTCCGTGGTTCTTCCGTGTATCCACCTGTCCAGTCTCCAACAACTCCCGGTCAGCAATCATATCCCGGCGGATTAACAAATTGGCCTTTGACAAGAGCCTCGATTATTCCTAGTCCACGTTGGCAAGGTCCTTCAAGTTACACACCTTTGATTCTTCCACAAGGAGTGGTTTCAGTCCCAGGATGGAATGCCTATATG GGTCAAATGGGGTCAGCGTCCGCTGACGGACAGCAACAAACGGCAGGAAACAGTCCTGGCTACGGAACTGCACGGCAAAGCGAATCTGCAATTTCTGCTTCACCGGGGGCATATTCGTCATATCGCTCTGGCTCTATCCCTATGGGCTATTACGCACTTCAGAGGGATAATGTTTTCCCTGAGAGACCCGGGCAACCTGAATGTCAATATTACATGAAGACCGGTGATTGTAAGTTTGGCGCGGTTTGTCGGTTCCATCATCCTAGAGAAAGACTAGTTCCGGCTCCTGATTGCCTCTTGAGTGCTTTAGGCTTGCCATTGCGTCCG GGAGAACCTTTGTGCATATTTTATTCACGATATGGTATATGCAAATTCGGCCCAAACTGCAAGTTCGATCACCCAATGGGAATATTTGCATACAATGTCTCTCCAACATCAACCGATGCCTCCGCTATGCGGCGTTACTTGGGATCATCTTCAGCAGCTGGTAGCTTAACATTGACGTCAGACGGGCTCGTTGAAACAGGCCCGGGAAAAGCCCGGAGGCTTTCATTGTCAGAATCGAGAGATATTCAGTCCGGTGATGATAATGTTGAGACTgatagataa
- the LOC110791444 gene encoding uncharacterized protein codes for MAFNGEIYEIMSWLPAKPLYKLTTIAKSSMEFLSETPFVEKQCRNSSSRTEESLIIQEDSSLRERVKNLKFCFLHENRSYNGIPKKSIKFLARKGRIIASSNGLVLCRTIDSNKPTELFLCNPVTRTWLPIKLPSKKLAKFFRENGVIKVVFLCGNFFGVPKKFPLDYTLLFFTLHDDDDWNSGYDVFLFEEGGWIRVQENLRFEGGGDLSFDEQVCCKDGLYFLSESLSPYVFHYDVKNGTSRTLPLPLEKHREGGENEGSNLGYFRLFGWEKKEGDVWFESICLVKCLDMVITIWVLENNTGHTGHTGTTTTKEKKTSSWSRVFTIHMEDDLGIKKSTWTNSFTILGKDLIFANSDGLIFRYCLQGKNRGNLDMICNYGYSCSTKLRFNSFSTTLRPCLKNLIKKPFKIK; via the coding sequence atggctTTCAATGGAGAAATCTATGAGATAATGTCATGGTTACCCGCAAAACCCTTGTACAAACTCACAACCATTGCAAAATCATCAATGGAGTTTCTCTCCGAAACCCCGTTCGTCGAGAAACAATGTCGAAACTCGTCCTCGAGAACAGAAGAATCATTGATCATACAAGAAGATTCAAGTCTAAGAGAAAGAGTTAAGAATCTAAAATTTTGTTTCTTACACGAAAATCGTTCTTACAATGGTATCCCTAAAAAATCCATTAAGTTTTTAGCAAGAAAAGGACGTATCATTGCATCGAGTAATGGTTTAGTTTTATGTAGGACTATTGATTCTAATAAGCCAACGGAATTGTTCTTGTGTAACCCGGTAACGCGAACTTGGTTACCTATTAAGTTACCTAGTAAGAAATTGGCCAAGTTTTTTCGAGAAAATGGGGTTATAAAGGTTGTATTTTTATGTGGGAATTTTTTTGGTGTACCAAAAAAATTCCCATTAGATTATACACTCTTGTTCTTCACATTACATGATGACGATGATTGGAATAGTGGGTATGATGTGTTCTTGTTCGAAGAAGGCGGTTGGATTCGAGTGCAGGAAAATCTTCGATTCGAGGGAGGAGGTGACTTGAGTTTTGATGAACAAGTTTGTTGCAAAGATGGGTTGTATTTTTTGTCTGAATCTTTGAGTCCGTACGTGTTTCATTACGATGTTAAGAACGGAACTTCGAGGACTCTACCATTGCCACTCGAAAAACACCGTGAAGGTGGCGAGAATGAAGGGTCAAACCTCGGTTACTTCCGTTTGTTCGGGTGGGAGAAGAAAGAAGGGGATGTCTGGTTTGAGTCCATCTGTTTGGTGAAGTGTTTGGACATGGTGATCACGATATGGGTGCTCGAAAACAACACGGGCCATACGGGCCACACGGGTACTACAACAACTAAGGAGAAGAAAACAAGTTCTTGGAGTCGGGTTTTTACCATACACATGGAGGATGACTTGGGGATCAAGAAATCAACATGGACAAACAGCTTTACTATATTGGGAAAGGATTTGATTTTTGCTAATTCTGATGGTCTGATTTTTCGATATTGTTTACAGGGCAAAAATCGCGGTAATTTAGACATGATCTGCAATTATGGTTACAGTTGTAGCACAAAACTCAGATTCAATTCGTTCTCCACCACTCTTCGTCCTTGCTTGAAGAATTTGATCAAGAAACCTTTTAAGATTAAGTAA